A region of Porites lutea chromosome 13, jaPorLute2.1, whole genome shotgun sequence DNA encodes the following proteins:
- the LOC140922892 gene encoding uncharacterized protein isoform X2, translated as MKLQSFLFSLLVLSMFYSQCLSASSCKMANWWGTFDHQGWSTCDSSAEYIKGLWRNHNYGDHEISLLEEAKCCSAPTPEENTPSICQDTDWSSVLDGIHVWAVCPDGYFLQGLWRDEGKGLVSQIDKARCCKLNTIIDEYDNCYNENIWGSFDHYGLSECKKDGYYVAGIYKSNCDKIYCIEELKCCSMLVGC; from the exons ATGAAACTTCAATCCTTTTTGTTTAGTCTGCTAGTGCTGAGTATGTTTTACAGCCAGTGCCTCTCGGCTTCAAGTTGTAAGATGGCCAATTGGTGGGGAACATTTGACCATCAAGGTTGGTCTACCTGTGACTCTTCGGCCGAATACATCAAGGGCCTGTGGAGGAACCATAATTATGGTGATCATGAGATCTCCCTACTAGAAGAAGCAAAGTGTTGTTCAGCTCCCACCCCAGAAGAGAACACGCCATCAATTTGTCAAGACACCGACTGGAGTAGCGTCCTCGATGG AATCCACGTGTGGGCCGTCTGTCCAGATGGTTATTTTCTTCAAGGTCTTTGGCGAGACGAGGGTAAAGGCTTGGTGTCCCAAATTGATAAGGCTAGGTGCTGTAAACTGAACACAATTATTGACGAGTATGATAACTGCTACAACGAGAATATCTGGGGGTCATTTGATCACTATGGACTCAGTGAGTGTAAGAAAGACGGTTACTATGTGGCCGGAATCTACAAATCAAACTGCGACAAAATATACTGTATTGAGGAGCTCAAATGTTGTAGTATGTTAGTTG gtTGTTGA
- the LOC140922892 gene encoding uncharacterized protein isoform X1, translating into MKLQSFLFSLLVLSMFYSQCLSASSCKMANWWGTFDHQGWSTCDSSAEYIKGLWRNHNYGDHEISLLEEAKCCSAPTPEENTPSICQDTDWSSVLDGIHVWAVCPDGYFLQGLWRDEGKGLVSQIDKARCCKLNTIIDEYDNCYNENIWGSFDHYGLSECKKDGYYVAGIYKSNCDKIYCIEELKCCSMLVGCKGKKRRRSQGTRLKHSKIK; encoded by the exons ATGAAACTTCAATCCTTTTTGTTTAGTCTGCTAGTGCTGAGTATGTTTTACAGCCAGTGCCTCTCGGCTTCAAGTTGTAAGATGGCCAATTGGTGGGGAACATTTGACCATCAAGGTTGGTCTACCTGTGACTCTTCGGCCGAATACATCAAGGGCCTGTGGAGGAACCATAATTATGGTGATCATGAGATCTCCCTACTAGAAGAAGCAAAGTGTTGTTCAGCTCCCACCCCAGAAGAGAACACGCCATCAATTTGTCAAGACACCGACTGGAGTAGCGTCCTCGATGG AATCCACGTGTGGGCCGTCTGTCCAGATGGTTATTTTCTTCAAGGTCTTTGGCGAGACGAGGGTAAAGGCTTGGTGTCCCAAATTGATAAGGCTAGGTGCTGTAAACTGAACACAATTATTGACGAGTATGATAACTGCTACAACGAGAATATCTGGGGGTCATTTGATCACTATGGACTCAGTGAGTGTAAGAAAGACGGTTACTATGTGGCCGGAATCTACAAATCAAACTGCGACAAAATATACTGTATTGAGGAGCTCAAATGTTGTAGTATGTTAGTTG GCTGTAaagggaagaaaagaagaagaagccagggaacgaggttgaaacattcgaaaataaaataa